The Nicotiana sylvestris chromosome 6, ASM39365v2, whole genome shotgun sequence genomic sequence AACCATCTGAAAATGAATTCAAAAATGCATGCCAAGTTTCTCAATCATCACTATCTTATAATTAAGCATGAGGAAACACAGATTGAGTTAAAAACTTCAAAAACACTATCTGAAAATTAAATGCTCTCTTCATTTAAATATGTGACTTTGACTCGGCACGGAATTTAATCAAATAAATATAGtcttttaaaatttgtggtcttaaaatATTAAAGCCAAAGGGTTTCCAAATATAAAAAAATGTATAATATTTCTTGGAACAATATAATACAGTACAAACCTAAGATAAGAGCAGCAGGTACCCAACCACCAGTTTTAGACTTATCAGCTGGGGACCCCTTGTAGTCCACAGCATCTGAGACAGTCCAACTCATCTGAAACAAAGTGAGAATATTAAAACACGTAGATAATTTAATAATAGTAGTATTAACTAATTCTACTAACCATTTCTTTCCCCATTGAAAAGAAAAGACTATAATGTTTTTGAAACTGATCTTTCTCTTGTATGTAGTCACACTCTTGATTTTCCGCTTACAGATTCCCTCCTTTTATAGCAAAGGTTTATGGAAAAAGTGTCCCTCCACTACTAGCTTGAGATCGACAGATCACTTCTTGATTGAATTTAGGCCTATATATCTCATTAATTTTTTAAAGATGGAAGGTTCTAGCATTTAGTTGTCGTTTCCTTTTGGACAGCATATATTTGATTGAGGTTAATGAAACGAGTATTTGAATTGTTGAAAAAAGTCTAGAGTCGTATGCGTTTAAATATATAGCATTTCATTTGATAAAAGGTTAGATGTGTGTAATGTGTTGTGAGTGAAAACCATTAATATCTCTTTTGAAATAATTCTCAGATTAAGATTTGCAGCTTCAAATTGTGTATTCCAACAAAATTTCGTGAATTTGAAACAGTGGCTATATTCACCCAAAAAAACATTGATAAGCGactaatattttattatcattaaatAATACGTACTATATCCAAAAGGTGATGCAAATAGGAAAAAGTTGTAAAGTAAGCATAGGCCCCTTTGATCCGGAATTTAAGTTTTATGAATTCGACTTTTAATGTTTATTAGAATTGACTCATTATCTTAGGAGTCGTTTAGTTTGAAGACAAACTATGCCGGGATTAGTAATATTGAGACTTTTTATGCTAAGATTAATTATCTTGgtattattttttattgactgcttggtatgttgtattaattcTGCGATTGACAATTTTACCGTTTTATTTTGAGATAACTTTTCCTAAGATTTCTATTCAACCATCCgacaggtataagttatcccgataCTATTTTTAATCCTGGGATAACTTATCCCAAAATTAATAACCAAACAAGAGATAAGGCGGTACTATATTTTTATCCGAGGATTATTTTTGCTTATCTATCATACCAAACAACCCCTTAGAGTTATAGattcatatatattatttattgcattttaataaatttttatacaTAAATTTATACTCCACGTCAGAAGTAAATTAAAATTTATTAAGATTATATCATTATATCTTTTGAGTATTAAGCTTCAGATATTATACAAACTTATCACATAAAAGTGTTGCAACAAGCATTTGGTGTTATTAACTACTGTTGATGTGGTTAAATTTATTGTGCCATTGGATTTGCAATTATTTCATTTGGTTTCATTTGAAGAAAAATCAATCAAGAGTATTATTTTGCATTGGTTAGAATTAATGAATTTTCTTATGAGAAACTAGTAAAATTCTTTATGAACCATGGAAAGGTTATCCCCTAATCTGAATACTTTTTTTAGTGTGAGGGTCTAGGTATATTTTCAGAGTTATATAGCATGATCCTAAGAAGAAAAAAAGGTGagaaaaattatttattaaaattataaCGAAGCCTTACAAATTTGAGATTTCATATTGTGAAAATTTGCATTTGAGTTATAAACTTATATTTTTGGCTCCGAAAAGCTATTTTGTCGGGTCTCTTATTCATTTGGATGAAGACATCATTGAATTATGACCCATTTCCTACTAATTTGAGATTTATTTTAGAAGTTAAAGTTGcttttatatttaaaatttttTACTTTGGTATTTGAACATGGAagataccaaaataaaataaattctaATATGTGTTGAATATTTCAAAAGGCACTTGTATAGAAGTCAAGTTTCTTTTCATTTGAGATGATTATATGCCTTACTTGAAAAGTACTATGAGTTAATATGGTATATGTGAATTTTTTACTGTATTAGAAGGATACAGTAATAATATTCAATCTCTAATGATAATATTCAATCTCTGATTCAGATGAGAAAAGCTCAATAGTGATtgtgcgatcactttttggtgagTGTTGTGGTATTAAAATTGTCCGAAAGTGAGGTTGATTAGCAACCTCTTGGTGAGTTAAACCGACAATAATTATGTCAATGAATTGTGATTGCCAAGGTGCAGTAACCATTGTAAGAAAATAAATCTTTCAATGGGAAGAGTAGACACATTTTCTTAAGCTATAATGTCATAAAGCAAATGCTTAGAGATAAGAATTTTTTATACATATTATGTGTAGTCAAAGATGATTTGGCAGATCCTTTGACTTATAAGTGAAACATCAAGGGGTTGAGACTTTTACTAATTTGAGATGTATCAACAATgatggtaacccaacctatgtgattggagatcTCATGAAGTAGGATCATATGGGTAATGACAAGTTATTTGTTGATCAGACATGCACTATTAAATTATTTCTCTTCTTATGGTGTGTGTGTAAATAGTGCAAGACTAAAAGGAGTGTGAGGTTGAATTATTAAACTCTTAATCTAATTCATAGCTTATTATATGAGGTGTATTGTGCTGCAAAATATACTTGATGGTGGACCTATATGAGTGTCTAGTGGGGCCGCTCTATGAAATTTATGACAAAATATTTCTAGAGTACTCATGAAAACCAGGTGCATGTATGGCTTATTAGTGCAAAACCATGACAAACGACAAAGTGTGTGCGAGTATAATGTAGACACTAAACTTACAAAAGAATTCTTGGTATAGAAGTTTTGAACTTCAACAATTGTTCTGtaagtttatttttattttatctaggTGTGGTTCATAGTCCAAGAGACACCAGATTCAACGCATTATGCTCATTTGTGAAAACACAGGCTCCCAGCTAAgctttttattttactttattaCTTAATATTCTTTTTGAGTTATGTAGGGGattgttaaaaaaataattttgatatATCAAAAAGAAATGTTCAAATTGATTAGGTTTATTCTTTTAATATTGTGTTAATGGATCTTCATTATGCTAATTAATTTGAATACAATTATCATTACCCCAAACTCCCACCTTAGAATGTCGTGATGATACCTATTCTCTAAGACTAGATAGGCCTAACATGCAttgagaaaaaggaaaaaataataataataaaacttcaattTAATCTGTCTAAACTATCATAATAAACTCAACAATACAACTGACAACAACTctataacgacctgaccggttaTTTTGAGTATAACAGCCTGGTACCCTTATTTATTGCTTATTTTTGCTCCTTTGAGGTTATGTGACTTGCTGGGTATTTGGTTTGGTTTCAGAAGAGGTTTCAGAATGAATTGCGACACTTAGTACCATGGTTGGAAGACTAAGTTGAAATAgttgatcggatgttgacttatatgtaaatgGCTCCAAAATAGATTTTTGATGGTTTCGATAACTCCGTATGGTGATtgtggacttaggagtgtgtccggatattGGTTTGGAGGTACGTAGGTAATTTtcgcttgaaatggcaaaagttagaaaattagaagtttggagagttgagaagtatggccgagagttgactttatggTTACCGGAcacatattttggttctggataTTGGAATAGGTGTGTTGTGTAAAttatgatttgtgtgcaaaatttaaggttaaTCGGAGTTAGTTTGGTATGTTTCAACATTATTTATGAAAGTtagaagttcataagttcattaggcttgaatcgatgtgcgatttgtggttttagtgttgtttgatatgatttgaagcttcgagcaagttcgtatgatattttaggactggttggaatgtttgtttgaggtcccggaggcctcggatATGATTCGGATCAAGTTCTGCGCATTGTGGAACTTGGGAGACTGCTTATTTTTGCTTGTGCTGGTTTCCTTATATGCGattgcgatcgcgaagggttgCTATGGCAGATGGAGATTTTACACTATGCGTTCATGAGCGAGTGTCTGCGAGCGAATGTCTGCGATCGCGAATCTTGGGGAGTCAatgaatcgcgaacgcgtgggttaagttgcgttcgcgaagaggaaaggAAGAAGCTGGGGTTACGCGATTTTGTTCTTCACGATCGCGTGTGTAAGTTCACGTTTGCGTACTGTGTTGAGCCTGTGAGTTGCGTTAGCATGGGTTTGTTTACGTTCGTGAAGCATTTTCCCCGATCGCGAAGAAGGGCATCTAGGCAGACTCTTAAATATAAAAAACGAGGGTTAGAGTTATATTTCATAATTTgattttgggagctcggattgaggcaattCTTGGAGGGATTTTCAACGAAGTGAttgaggtaagtgattctaactcgaattttgttaatatacatgaatatattattatttttatcatttaattagtgttttgggttggaaaaatcagaaaaaattgtaaaaactTCATAGActttaatttgaggatttgaaggtcgagttgtgatcggatttgagtaatttagGTATGGTTGGACTTGTTGTTGAATGAGTGTTCAGATATTAttaattttgttggattccgagatATGACCtctgagttgactttttgacttttgcataagaacttagctttatcatatggaattgattcccaTAGCTTATGTTGATTGTATCGAGTTGTTTGTGGTTAGATTCGAATTgttcggaggccgattcgcgGGGCAAGGGATTGTTGGAGTAGATATTTATATAgtttaaggtaagtaacacttttaaGCTTGATTTTGAGGGTATAAATCCCTatattacgtgttatgtgattggtgttgcgGTGACGTACATGCTAGCTGACGAACGTGTGGGCATGCACTGTAGTAATTGTGATTCGGTCGATTCCGTGGAACTGTGTAGTCATATAAACTTGTTATTTTCCATGTATTCTCCATGTGTTAAATAAATTAAGttgtgattcatgttagaaatcatgcttaggctatatGCTGGTACCGTTGGGACTCAAAAGGTCGTGTTGttgttgaattatttgcttaatttgaaattttgtactcagtcacatctatcatttgcatatcatatctcagtctctattgccatttattgatacatcatatcatcattgttTGGACTGATTATCATGATACTTGTGAGACCGAGAGACTGGAGatattgatgactaagtgaggccgagggcctaattgggAGGATGTATGGGaccgggctgcatgccgcagctgGCTTAATTGATTCATGTCATGATTGGCTTATATTAGCGCTTGGACAGGATCCGCCCCTCTAGAGTCTGACTTACCAGCAGTGAGCAcatgtacctactgagtgcgagtgccgagccATTTGGGATGAATGAGTGACTTTGAGGAATGCGTGACTGTGAGGATTGAGTGACTGGGAGGATTGAGTGAATTGATACTCCGAGAGTATGCATATTATTTTATCATTGCATTGCATTACAATTGGCATGCATAATTGAcatgtagatatagagatgtATTATTCCTCATTTCAGTCACCCTTGGCATATTTTATCTGTTTTGAGTTaaactgttgaacttgaaagcatgtctagaATTCTGTACTGATAAAATTTGTAATGGAAATGTGCCTATTGAGCTGGTCACCGCTTTCAACCCAAGGCAagtcttgttacttattgagtacatgggtcgattgtactcatactatactctacactttgtgtgcagatccagtaCCTCCGGGTGCGGCGGTTGCTAGCTTTTGGAGCTTTATCTGTTAAAGACTATCGAGATAGCTGCCTTGGCATCTGCAGATCTTGATTCTCCTTATTTTCATTTACTTGTACTGTTCTATCTTTCTAGACAGTGTTTTTAGCAGTCATACTATGTtgtcatttagatgctcatgtactagTGACACCCGAATTTTAGGGGATATTATATTGAGTCGCGGTATTTTTTTATCAGTATATATGAGATTTTACTCTTGAACTTATATTACTATGTTTCCAAATTTAAATATGCGTGGTTTATTTtgattgtcggcttgcctagtattgcgATAAGCACTATCACGACAcgtgagttttgggtcgtgacaagttggtattagatcctaggttacataggtctcacgagtcatgagcaggtttagtagagtcatgCGGATTGGttcggagacgtctgtacttatctttcaGAGGTTGACGAAccattaggaaaacttcactCTCTTGTgttcttgtcatgcgaatttgTTAATTCCAGAaactaaacttatgttattctattctctcacagatggtaaggatgCATGCTACCGGATCGGGCGGACAACCATTAGTACCACTAGTTAGGGCTACGAGAGGTCGGGGCCGCGGTAGAGACCGAGGTGCAGTTAGAGCAGCACCTGTAGACCCACCAGTTGCTCCAGCCTAGGAGCAGATTACAGAGGTGGTTGAGCCGATGGGAACAACTTAGGCACCAGTTGTGcacattgtgattccaggccttcaagaGGCTTTGACTCAGATATTGACTATTTGCACTAGTCTGGCTCAAGCGATTTCAGTTTCGGCCGCACCAACCActtctcaggctaggggaggtGCTCAGACTCCAAATGGACATACTCCAGAGCAGGtgatgcagggacttcagacaccgggggtactaccagcccagccggttgtagttGCTCAGGCCCTGGTGGGTCCCATTATGAGCAGAagagactagagaggtttgggagGCTAAAGCCTCTAACATTCAGTGGGGCTGAGTCAGAGAATGCTCAAGACTTCTTAGATAGGTGCTAGCGGATTCTTCGCACGgagggtattctggagactagtgggaTCTTATACTTTTTAGATGACGGGGGTGGCCTTTAGATGGTGGGAGGCCTATGAGTGGAGCAGGCCAGCCGATGCTGCACCACTTTCATGGCacgagttctccgttctcttcttggAAAAGTTTGTACCAGTGACTTGTAGGGAGGAGCTGCATAGGCAGTTTGAGAAGCTACACCAGGAGGGTATGTTCATGAcccagtacgagatgagatttttaGAGTTGGCTCATCACGCTATCTGGTTGGTTCCTACAAAGAGGGAGatgattaggaggttcattgatggcctcagcTGTGGATTGCATTTTGCTATGACTTGGGAGATCGCATTAGGTGGTAGGTTCGATGAGATGGTTGATATTGCTCGGCGGATAGAGCTGGTCCGTAGTCAAGAGCGtgaagagagggaggccaaaaggccttgTAGTTCGGGTGGTTTCAACAGTATTCCTTCTAGGGGAAGTCCTACCACAATAGGGGTCATCCTTATAGGCCTGGTCATATGGCTCACCCGGTTCATCGTGGCGTATCAGCTAGCCATGGTTCATATAGTGCCCGTCTGGGCCAGTCATCTCTCAGTGCTCtcccagcttagagttcatcccATGCTCCATCGGTTCAAGGTTCATCTATACTAGGTCCTTCTAGCATTTATTTGGGTTCTCGAGGTCCGATTCAGTCCCCACCACCAGCGGGGAGTTTCTTCGAGTGCGGGGTGTTTGGGCATGTGTGGAGATAGTGTCCCTGTCACTTGGGAGTTCCAGTTCAGCAAAGGGATCAGGATATGACTTCCacaccaattacttcaccaccctcCAAGCCAGTTCGGGTGGGGCTTAGACAGCTAGAGGCCGCCCTAGATGGGGGGGGGgtaatcaggtggtggtcaggttCGATTTTATGCTATTCCTGCCAGGCCAAAGACTGTTGCTTCAGATGCAATGATCACATGCATTATTTCAGTATGCCATAGAGATGCTTCCACATTATTTGACCCAGGTTCTACTTATTCCTATATATCATCCTATTTTACTCATTATTTAGATATGCCCCGTGAGCCCTTAGTTTTACATGTTCCTATATCTACGccgatgggcgatactattgCTGTGGAacgtgtgtatcggtcgtgtttggtgacTATTGGAGGAATGGAGACTAGGGTTGATCTCTTATTACTTAGTATGGTTAATTTTGACGTGATTTTGGGTACGAACTAgttatctccatgtcatgctattttaGATTATCACGCTAAGACTGTACCATTAGCGAAGCCGAGGTTGCCAAGGATCGAGTAGAGAGGTTCTCTAGATTATGTTTCCAGGAGGGTGATTTCATATCTGAAAGTCCAACAGATGGTTGGGAAAGGGTGTCTGTCATATCTGGCTTTTGTAAGGGACGTTGGTGCTGATACTCTTACTATTGATTCTATTTAGGTAGTGCGAGACTTTCTGGATGTGTTCCcaacagacctgtcgggcatgccacccgacagggatattgattttggtattgacttggtgtcgggtgctcaacccatttctattcctccgtatcatatggcaccagcagagttgaaggaattgaaggagcatcTTTAGGAGCTTCTTGATAAGAgtttcattaggcctagtgtgtcgccttggggtgcgccagttctgtttgtgaagaagaaggatggtattATGCGGATGTGCATCGACTATAAGcatttgaacaaagttacaatcaagaacaagtattatttgccgcgtattgatgatttatttgaccaactacaaggagcaagggtgttctctaagattgatttgaggtttaagtatcaccagttaaagattcgggactcagataTTTTGAAGACGACattcaggacccgttatggtaactatgagttccttgtgatgtcttttgggatgaccaaCGCCTCAGCAACactcatgcatctgatgaacagtgtattccagcatattttgaattgtttgtcATAGTATTTATCGATGATATCCTGGTATACTCACGAATCTAGGAGGAGCATGCACAACTATTGAGGATTGTACTACAGAGGTTGaaagaggagaaactttatgccaagttctccaagtgtgagttttggcttagtttggtggcgttcttggggcacgtggtgtccagttaGGGGATTAAtatagatccaaagaagatagaggcggtttagagttggcctagaccgtcttcAACTACTGGGATTCAGAGTTTTCTCGGCTTGGACAGATATTATCGTTGCTTCGTGGAAGGTTTCTCGTCCATTGTAGCACCTTTgaccagattgacctagaagggtgctctattcaggttGTTAAATGAGTATGatgagagctttcaaaagctcaagactgccttgaccacaactccggTTCTAGTTTTACCTTCAATGTCAGGCTcttatatagtgtattgtgatgcttctcagatcggtattgggtgtgtcttgatgcaggagggtagagtgatcgTTTATGCTTcatgccagttgaaacctcataagaagaactacccagttcatgatttggagttagcatccaTCGTTCATGCgttgatgatttggaggcattatctctacaCAATGTCTTATGAGGTATTTACAGATTATCGGAGTCTCCAACACTTGTTTAAACAAAATAATCTAAATTTagggcagcagagatggttggggctgctaaaggactatgatattaccattctgtATTATcccaggaaggccaatgtggtggccgattccttgagtagaaaggcggtgagtatgggtagccttgcatttattcctgttaGTGAGAGACCTCTTACAGCAGATGTTCAGGCCAATCatttcgtgaggttagatgtttcgaaGCCtggtcgggttctagcttgtgtagtttctcggtcttccttatatgattgcatcagagagtgttagtatgatgacccctatttgcttgtctttaaggacacgattcagcatggtgatgccaaggaggttactattggggatgatgggaTGTTGCGGATGCAAGGTCAGATTTGTGTGCCAAATGTAGATGGgctacgtgagttgattcttgaggaggcccacagtttgcggtattccattcatctgagtgccccaaagatgtatcagggcttgaggcaacactattggtggatgaggatgaagaaggatatagtggggtTTTGTAGCATGGTTCCTAAATTATCGGCAGGAGAAGTACAAGCATCAGGGACCGGACGAATTGCTTTAGAGGcttgagattccagagtggaaaggGCAACATATCACCATGGaatttgtagttgggctcccacggacttcaaagaagtttgatgccatttgggcgATTGTGGATCGcttgaccaagtccgcacatttcattccagttggtactacctattctttggagcggttaGTTGAGATCTACTTCCACGAGATTGTTTGCCTTCGAGGTTtaccggtatctatcatttcagatcggggcACGCAGTTTACAACATAGCTTTAGAGAGTAGTGCAGCGAAAGTTTgacacacgggttgagttgagtacatcattccaccctcagatagacggacagtccaagcgtactattcagattatGGAGGATATGATATGCTCTTGCGCCATggattttgggggttcttgggatccgtttctactgcttgcagagtttgcctacaacaacagctaccaatcaagtatttagatggctccgtatgaggctttgtttgGGAGACATTGTCGATCTTCGGTGGGTTGGTTctagccgggtgaggctaggctattaggtactgacttggttcaggatgctttggataaggttaagttgattcaagatcGGCTTTGCACGGTGCAGTCTAGACAAAAGAGtcacgcggaccggaaggttcgtgatgttgcttGCATGGTGGGAGAGAAGGTACTACTcagagtttcacccatgaagggtgtgatgaggttcggaaagaagggcaagttgagtcctctgtatattgggccttttgagttgCTTGAGaagattggagaggtggcttacaagcttgcattACCATCTAGTTTATCGAGTgttcatctagtgtttcatgtttccacgctccggaagtatgtcggcgatccatctcatgttttggacttcagcatgattcagttggatggtgatttgacttatgatgtggagccggtggccatATTTGATCGGcaggtttggaagttgaggtcaaaaaaCATAGCTTCAATAAAGGTGCAGCGAGAGGTGAGCCAGTCGACGAGGCTACGTGAGGGGTCATtcggactccgatttcagtgttcttggtatgtatggactcgtgggaggataaggattccgttgatgtgatttttatcgagtttcgagacgtgggcccgagggtcgggtttggttaatttcgggatttttggtattatttgattgttttcccttagcatattttgacgtcgtgattctgattttggatagattcgacgcgagtggatgccgattcgaggggcaaaggcatcgtggagtagtattttcaccggtttgaggtaagtaaccattgtaaatatgGAATTgaagggtacaaaaccccggtatttggcttgttttgataaatgcggtgacacatatgctaggtgacgagcgtgtaggcgtgcaccggtagggattgtgacttggtccatcccgtagcgactattaagccacgtatttgatttggaatcttatGATAtttcgtactttagtcatttatactgtattatgggttgtctgccatgtttgggaccttgtgccgacctgttgagacccttaggggcattttactgtttttttcctcactctacttgttgaaagcatatcctccgtcatgttttacctgtttaaatgtttaaaactagttttatcaatctacttctaaatgtgaggactgtttggactgagtttcctaatttctactgttatgcccgagaggctgtaaggttaatgactgagagaggttgagaacctaatggtgaggatatttatatatgtatgatttatggatcgggctgcacaccgcaacgataCTATATGAATtgagctgcacgccgcatcgatatatatatatattggatcgggctgcgcgccacaacgatatgacgcttgggctgtaggagcctttccggagtctgcacacccccagtgagcgcagtcgactataaactaaggatcgagctgcacgccgcagcggtttctatgatttctattattatgaggtATTAATGAGCCTCAGTGCTGAGAGTGGgtactgagtgactgagaggctgcccgagaggccatacaTTGAATGACACTTTGCTCGAGGGGTCCAGTTATGAtatttttcactgatttcactcttcttttaaaataagcctctattgtaagaaattgctaagtatatgatttcaagtatttaaactgaaattgatgatttttcgacgaaactggttttaaactgtggaaTTTGATCTGTTATCCTGTTGCCTATTCATTTATATGAtatttaactgctcgtcactgctttcagaacttatttactttagttacttactaggTTAGCGtattcacgttactccctgcaccttgtgtgcagatccaggtgcccgagcggcggAGTGAGAGTCCTCAGCATTTTCAGATGTTGCCGGAGATTGAAAGGTAGCTGCAtagcgttcgcagccctgctttctccttcctatcttgttcttttccgcattttctagacttatgATGTAATAAATAGTCAGttatgtattagaggctctagactcgtgacaccagatatttggggctgTGTTGTCTTATGTTTTTATTGTTTTCCGCACATTTAGTTGTCTTAAACACTTACTATGAAAATTTAGAATTTAAATCCGTGTTAGATTATGTCTTATTAACAGTAAAAAGGGTTGTGGTTACATCTTCGGATTgtcttgcctagtaatgtgataggcgctatcacgaccggtatttggggtcgtgacagatagCAATTGCGATGCTAGTGTTCGCAATTGTGATACCTGAGGCATCAACGCCAGTAGTCCAGTTTTTACTACAAATCATTTCGCGATAcgtccgaaactcatccgagccctcgggactccaaaccaaatattcACACAAgtttaaaaacatcatacgaactcgctcacgCGAtctaaatacaaaaataatatctAGAATTATAAATCGGACA encodes the following:
- the LOC138870596 gene encoding uncharacterized protein gives rise to the protein MTGVAFRWWEAYEWSRPADAAPLSWHEFSVLFLEKFVPVTCREELHRQFEKLHQEGMFMTQYEMRFLELAHHAIWLVPTKREMIRRFIDGLSCGLHFAMTWEIALGGRFDEMVDIARRIELVRSQEREEREAKRPCSSGGFNSIPSRGSPTTIGVILIGLVIWLTRFIVAYQLAMVHIVPVWASHLSVLSQLRVHPMLHRFKILSLLRGRFLVHCSTFDQIDLEGCSIQIGIGCVLMQEGRVIVYASCQLKPHKKNYPVHDLEKANVVADSLSRKAVSMGSLAFIPVSERPLTADVQANHFVRLDVSKPGRDTIQHGDAKEVTIGDDGMLRMQGQICVPNVDGLRELILEEAHSLRYSIHLSAPKMYQGLRQHYWWMRMKKDIVGFCSMVPKLSAGEVQASGTGRIALEA